Below is a window of Arthrobacter sp. SLBN-112 DNA.
TACGGCTTCCAGGCCATGGCCAACGCCCTGGGCGGCAAGGTGGATAAGACCGGGCTGCGGGAGTACGGCTCAACCGAAACCACCATCCTGGGCGACGGGCGTTCGGTCCTCGAAGGGATGCCGCAGCACCAAAAGACCTGGATGAGCCACGGCGACTCCGTCCATGAAGCGCCTGAAGGCTTCGATGTCCTGGCCACCACCGCAGGCGCCGAAGTCGCGGCCTTCGCCAATGAGGAAAAGTGCCTGTACGGCGTGCAGTGGCACCCGGAAGTCAAGCACTCCGCCTATGGCCAGCAGGTCCTGGAGAACTTCCTCTTCAAGGGCGCCAAGCTGGAACCCAACTGGACCACCGGCAATATCCTCGAAGAGCAGGTGGAGCGCATCCGCCAGCAGGTGGGGGACGCGCGGGTCATCTGCGGCCTCTCCGGCGGTGTCGACTCGGCCGTGGCCGCTGCCCTGGTGCAGCGTGCAGTGGGCGACCAGCTCACCTGTGTCTTCGTTGACCACGGCCTGTTGCGCGAAGGCGAAGCAGAGCAGGTGGAGCGCGACTTCGTCGCCGCCACCGGCGTGAAGCTGTACGTCGCCAACGAGCAGGAACGCTTCCTTTCGGCGCTGGCGGGCGTGAGCGATCCCGAAACCAAGCGAAAGATCATCGGCCGCGAATTCATTCGCGCCTTCGAGGAAGCGGAACTGGCCATCATCGCCGACGCTGCTGCACACGGGGAGAAGATCAAATTCCTGGTCCAGGGCACGCTGTACCCGGATGTCGTCGAATCCGGCGGCGGCGAAGGTGCTGCCAACATCAAGAGCCACCACAACGTGGGCGGCCTCCCGGAGGACCTGCAGTTCGAACTCGTTGAACCGCTGCGCGCCCTGTTCAAGGACGAGGTCCGTGCCGTGGGTGCACAGCTCGGCCTGCCGCAGGAGATCGTCGGCCGCCAACCGTTCCCGGGCCCCGGCCTGGGTATCCGGATCGTCGGCGACATTACCAAGGAACGGCTGGACCTGCTGCGCAAGGCGGACGCCATTGCGCGTGCCGAACTGACCGCCGCCGGCCTGGACAACGAGGTCTGGCAGATGCCCGTCGTGCTGCTCGCCGACGTCCGCAGCGTCGGCGTCATGGGCGACGGCCGCACCTACGGCCACCCGATCGTGCTCCGTCCCGTGTCCTCCGAGGACGCCATGACGGCCGACTGGTCGCGCCTGCCCTATGATCTCCTGGCCCGGATCTCCAACCGGATCACCAACGAGGTGGACGGCGTCAACCGGGTGGTGCTGGACGTCACCAGCAAGCCGCCGGGAACCATCGAATGGGAATAGCCCCTTGAGTGGCCGGCCTCCGCCAGCGGAGGCCGGCCACTGTTTTTCCCGGGAGAATCCCCGCAATTTCCTGTGCTCCAGTGTTGCGGTCGCCAAAGTCCGGCACCGGAGCGGCTACTCTCGAATCTATGCCGGTATGGTCCAAGGCGTCACGTGCAAACGCAGAAAAGAAGGCAGAAGTGTCAGTTGGTCAAGGCCACCCGGAAGGCTCGGAAGAGCTTCGCAAATGGCTGTCCGGG
It encodes the following:
- the guaA gene encoding glutamine-hydrolyzing GMP synthase, with protein sequence MTTPTASQTSQKPVLVVDYGAQYAQLIARRVREANVYSEVVPHTYTTEQLLAKNPAAIILSGGPSSVYADGAPSVGADLFEAGVPVFGICYGFQAMANALGGKVDKTGLREYGSTETTILGDGRSVLEGMPQHQKTWMSHGDSVHEAPEGFDVLATTAGAEVAAFANEEKCLYGVQWHPEVKHSAYGQQVLENFLFKGAKLEPNWTTGNILEEQVERIRQQVGDARVICGLSGGVDSAVAAALVQRAVGDQLTCVFVDHGLLREGEAEQVERDFVAATGVKLYVANEQERFLSALAGVSDPETKRKIIGREFIRAFEEAELAIIADAAAHGEKIKFLVQGTLYPDVVESGGGEGAANIKSHHNVGGLPEDLQFELVEPLRALFKDEVRAVGAQLGLPQEIVGRQPFPGPGLGIRIVGDITKERLDLLRKADAIARAELTAAGLDNEVWQMPVVLLADVRSVGVMGDGRTYGHPIVLRPVSSEDAMTADWSRLPYDLLARISNRITNEVDGVNRVVLDVTSKPPGTIEWE